The Cydia splendana chromosome Z, ilCydSple1.2, whole genome shotgun sequence genome window below encodes:
- the LOC134804784 gene encoding sulfhydryl oxidase 1-like isoform X1 has translation MNIRQLLVVYFAVFLGLVSGAVIANDDDVEEQGLYRKSDKVVILTQRNFERKVYGQNRAQVVQFYNSYCGHCRAFSPKFKSLAAEIQPWENIFKLAVMDCSEEENNEICRQFEIMAYPSLRYIHENYIKGNANVGEKLNAIDTAEKLKSEIVHKMQLEQAMGRLSFVPPLSIASYSSFTAALSDVPNSFIYTFLVFESENSTVGSELTLDINDYTNIRVKRVYDTSELVRLAGVTHFPGLVAVRTNTLEATPLTPKNPTKANLLKAVNTFLQSKNYVFPIRNTHTNDVDRDHNANKIIHDSSDTVYYSDLEKTIKTSLHTEITRYKILTGEPLRALLNYLDVLLSSFPFRGNLQEYIQDLRNKLATRIEWDGADIFEMVKTLETVHAPVYVTNLEYVGCRGSQPTYRGYTCGLWTLFHTLTVNAALRPGKEGPKVLQALHGYVKHFFGCTECAQHFQAMAARNKLFDVKENEKAVLWLWISHNEVNLRLAGDVTEDPEHPKIQFPSVSKCRECRLARGAWNLPAVYQYLQTVYSSGNIKDVARRSALAAPSPFSNLDLGMLSLLMIVPVLVERGLIS, from the exons ATGAACATCAGGCAATTACTTGTCGTATATTTCGCCGTTTTCTTAGGTTTAGTGAGTGGTGCAGTTATCGCTAACGACGACGATGTGGAAGAGCAGGGCTTGTATCGTAAGTCAGACAAAGTTGTTATACTAACTCAACGtaactttgaaagaaaagtatACGGCCAAAACAGAGCGCAAGTTGTGCAGTTCTATAATAGTTACTGCGGGCATTGTAGAGCTTTCTCGCCAAAGTTCAAAAGTTTGGCTGCTGAGATACAACCTTGGgaaaacatatttaaattagCAGTTATGGATTGTTCTGAGGAGGAGAACAATGAAATATGCAGGCAATTTGAGATTATGGCGTATCCGTCCCTTCGATACATTcatgaaaattatattaaggGCAATGCTAATGTTGGTGAGAAACTAAATGCCATTGATACAGCTGAAAAACTGAAATCTGAAATTGTACACAAAATGCAGCTAGAGCAAGCAATGGGACGTTTATCTTTTGTTCCTCCTCTCAGTATAGCCTCATACTCCAGTTTCACTGCAGCCCTTTCCGATGTGCCAAATTCTTTCATATACACATTCTTAGTGTTTGAGTCTGAGAACAGTACTGTGGGCTCCGAGCTCACTCTCGATATAAATGACTACACTAATATCAGAGTGAAAAGAGTGTATGACACTAGTGAGCTGGTTAGATTGGCAGGAGTGACTCATTTCCCAGGTCTAGTTGCAGTAAGAACTAATACATTAGAGGCTACCCCTCTAACACCTAAAAATCCTACAAAAGCTAATCTATTGAAGGCTGTCAATACATTTTTACAATCTAAAAATTATGTGTTTCCAATTCGCAACACACATACCAATGATGTTGATCGTGACCATAATGCCAACAAAATTATACATGACAGTTCTGACACAGTCTACTATAGTGACTTAGAGAAAACAATTAAAACATCTTTACACACAGAAATTACAAGATACAAAATATTGACTGGAGAACCGCTACGAGCTCTATTAAATTATTTGGATGTATTGCTCAGTTCATTTCCCTTCAGAGGTAATCTTCAGGAATACATTCAGGACTTAAGGAACAAACTTGCAACTAGAATTGAATGGGATGGTGCAGATATATTTGAAATGGTGAAGACGTTGGAGACAGTCCATGCACCCGTGTATGTTACTAACTTGGAATATGTCGGTTGCCGTGGTAGCCAACCAACATACCGCGGCTACACTTGTGGGCTGTGGACCTTGTTCCACACACTCACTGTCAATGCTGCCCTCAGACCTGGCAAGGAGGGACCCAAGGTACTGCAAGCTCTTCATGGTTATGTAAAACATTTCTTTGGATGCACAGAATGTGCACAGCATTTTCAAGCCATGGCAGCCAGGAATAAATTGTTTGATGTGAAAGAAAATGAGAAAGCTGTTTTGTGGTTGTGGATTTCCCATAATGAAGTGAACTTAAGATTGGCCGGTGATGTCACTGAGGACCCTGAGCATCCCAAGATACAGTTCCCAAGTGTGAGCAAGTGTCGTGAGTGCCGGCTCGCACGTGGCGCCTGGAACCTGCCTGCAGTGTACCAGTACCTGCAGACGGTGTACAGTTCTGGCAACATCAAGGACGTCGCCAGAAGGTCGGCCCTTGCTGCTCCGAGCCCGTTCTCCAACCTGGACCTCGGAATGCTAAGCCTCCT CATGATTGTTCCAGTGTTGGTGGAAAGAGGGCTGATAAGCTAG
- the LOC134804784 gene encoding sulfhydryl oxidase 1-like isoform X2 translates to MNIRQLLVVYFAVFLGLVSGAVIANDDDVEEQGLYRKSDKVVILTQRNFERKVYGQNRAQVVQFYNSYCGHCRAFSPKFKSLAAEIQPWENIFKLAVMDCSEEENNEICRQFEIMAYPSLRYIHENYIKGNANVGEKLNAIDTAEKLKSEIVHKMQLEQAMGRLSFVPPLSIASYSSFTAALSDVPNSFIYTFLVFESENSTVGSELTLDINDYTNIRVKRVYDTSELVRLAGVTHFPGLVAVRTNTLEATPLTPKNPTKANLLKAVNTFLQSKNYVFPIRNTHTNDVDRDHNANKIIHDSSDTVYYSDLEKTIKTSLHTEITRYKILTGEPLRALLNYLDVLLSSFPFRGNLQEYIQDLRNKLATRIEWDGADIFEMVKTLETVHAPVYVTNLEYVGCRGSQPTYRGYTCGLWTLFHTLTVNAALRPGKEGPKVLQALHGYVKHFFGCTECAQHFQAMAARNKLFDVKENEKAVLWLWISHNEVNLRLAGDVTEDPEHPKIQFPSVSKCRECRLARGAWNLPAVYQYLQTVYSSGNIKDVARRSALAAPSPFSNLDLGMLSLLYLP, encoded by the exons ATGAACATCAGGCAATTACTTGTCGTATATTTCGCCGTTTTCTTAGGTTTAGTGAGTGGTGCAGTTATCGCTAACGACGACGATGTGGAAGAGCAGGGCTTGTATCGTAAGTCAGACAAAGTTGTTATACTAACTCAACGtaactttgaaagaaaagtatACGGCCAAAACAGAGCGCAAGTTGTGCAGTTCTATAATAGTTACTGCGGGCATTGTAGAGCTTTCTCGCCAAAGTTCAAAAGTTTGGCTGCTGAGATACAACCTTGGgaaaacatatttaaattagCAGTTATGGATTGTTCTGAGGAGGAGAACAATGAAATATGCAGGCAATTTGAGATTATGGCGTATCCGTCCCTTCGATACATTcatgaaaattatattaaggGCAATGCTAATGTTGGTGAGAAACTAAATGCCATTGATACAGCTGAAAAACTGAAATCTGAAATTGTACACAAAATGCAGCTAGAGCAAGCAATGGGACGTTTATCTTTTGTTCCTCCTCTCAGTATAGCCTCATACTCCAGTTTCACTGCAGCCCTTTCCGATGTGCCAAATTCTTTCATATACACATTCTTAGTGTTTGAGTCTGAGAACAGTACTGTGGGCTCCGAGCTCACTCTCGATATAAATGACTACACTAATATCAGAGTGAAAAGAGTGTATGACACTAGTGAGCTGGTTAGATTGGCAGGAGTGACTCATTTCCCAGGTCTAGTTGCAGTAAGAACTAATACATTAGAGGCTACCCCTCTAACACCTAAAAATCCTACAAAAGCTAATCTATTGAAGGCTGTCAATACATTTTTACAATCTAAAAATTATGTGTTTCCAATTCGCAACACACATACCAATGATGTTGATCGTGACCATAATGCCAACAAAATTATACATGACAGTTCTGACACAGTCTACTATAGTGACTTAGAGAAAACAATTAAAACATCTTTACACACAGAAATTACAAGATACAAAATATTGACTGGAGAACCGCTACGAGCTCTATTAAATTATTTGGATGTATTGCTCAGTTCATTTCCCTTCAGAGGTAATCTTCAGGAATACATTCAGGACTTAAGGAACAAACTTGCAACTAGAATTGAATGGGATGGTGCAGATATATTTGAAATGGTGAAGACGTTGGAGACAGTCCATGCACCCGTGTATGTTACTAACTTGGAATATGTCGGTTGCCGTGGTAGCCAACCAACATACCGCGGCTACACTTGTGGGCTGTGGACCTTGTTCCACACACTCACTGTCAATGCTGCCCTCAGACCTGGCAAGGAGGGACCCAAGGTACTGCAAGCTCTTCATGGTTATGTAAAACATTTCTTTGGATGCACAGAATGTGCACAGCATTTTCAAGCCATGGCAGCCAGGAATAAATTGTTTGATGTGAAAGAAAATGAGAAAGCTGTTTTGTGGTTGTGGATTTCCCATAATGAAGTGAACTTAAGATTGGCCGGTGATGTCACTGAGGACCCTGAGCATCCCAAGATACAGTTCCCAAGTGTGAGCAAGTGTCGTGAGTGCCGGCTCGCACGTGGCGCCTGGAACCTGCCTGCAGTGTACCAGTACCTGCAGACGGTGTACAGTTCTGGCAACATCAAGGACGTCGCCAGAAGGTCGGCCCTTGCTGCTCCGAGCCCGTTCTCCAACCTGGACCTCGGAATGCTAAGCCTCCT GTACTTGCCATAA